The candidate division WOR-3 bacterium genome has a segment encoding these proteins:
- a CDS encoding DPP IV N-terminal domain-containing protein — translation MKPYITSGEREPAVSPDGEFIAYTNEGKDEIWLFEVATEESAYLTDGSLPDWSPDGEWIVYVKNRNIHKINVATKDVTQLTTWGSCFFPAWSPSGNRIAFDTDYDDPEGAKVIWLMDTNGTNLKDISVHGTGEWRQPKWSPSGVQIVHIRYVNVTYPEIFVMDSSGQNGVRLTDNLILDESPVWSPAGSRIAYVSASEYVDYNIWTMDTTGANTAQLTSTGGCDPTWTPDGNCIVYAMEEITEKATYIEVVYHLWIMNTDGTEKRQLTFGNSGGRSGK, via the coding sequence ATGAAGCCATATATAACGTCTGGCGAACGGGAGCCTGCTGTATCGCCGGATGGAGAATTCATAGCATATACTAATGAAGGTAAAGACGAAATATGGTTATTTGAAGTTGCGACGGAAGAGAGCGCATATCTTACTGATGGAAGTCTACCAGATTGGTCGCCAGATGGTGAATGGATAGTGTATGTCAAGAATAGGAATATTCATAAGATAAATGTTGCGACCAAAGACGTTACGCAACTAACTACGTGGGGCTCGTGTTTCTTCCCCGCTTGGTCACCGTCTGGTAACCGCATCGCGTTCGACACAGACTATGATGACCCAGAAGGAGCCAAAGTAATTTGGTTAATGGACACTAATGGCACAAATCTGAAAGATATCAGTGTACATGGAACCGGTGAATGGCGCCAGCCCAAATGGTCACCTTCAGGTGTCCAAATTGTTCACATTAGGTATGTAAACGTGACGTACCCGGAGATTTTCGTCATGGATTCTTCAGGACAGAATGGCGTACGGTTGACTGACAATCTGATTCTCGACGAGAGTCCCGTATGGTCGCCCGCTGGATCAAGGATCGCTTATGTCAGCGCATCCGAGTATGTAGACTATAACATTTGGACAATGGACACAACTGGCGCCAACACTGCACAACTAACATCAACCGGTGGATGCGATCCAACCTGGACCCCAGATGGTAACTGCATTGTCTACGCCATGGAGGAGATAACTGAAAAAGCAACCTACATCGAAGTTGTCTATCACCTATGGATAATGAATACGGATGGTACAGAGAAAAGACAATTGACTTTTGGCAACAGCGGGGGCAGATCTGGAAAATAG
- a CDS encoding AAA family ATPase: protein MGKMKKIAICNQKGGVGKTATAVNITAGLSLAEKNVLLIDIDPQANSTSGLGIDYKTLSRSIYDCLYEPSLVREITLKTKWPRISVLPSTTDLAGAEIELVDEADRESKLKNVLSLIGFEYDFGIIDCPPSLGLLTINALVACDSVIIPIQCEYYALEGLEKLLKTLKALKNDLNKNLVIEGILLTMYDARLNLAKDVVEDIQTHFPDVVFKTVIPRSVRVAESPSHGKSAIHYNIVSSGSQAYLSLTRELLNHA from the coding sequence ATAGGCAAAATGAAGAAGATTGCGATATGCAATCAGAAAGGCGGGGTCGGCAAGACCGCGACTGCGGTGAACATTACGGCCGGGCTTTCACTGGCCGAGAAGAACGTTCTTCTGATCGATATTGATCCACAGGCCAATTCAACGAGTGGTTTGGGGATCGATTACAAAACCCTGAGCAGATCAATATATGATTGTCTCTATGAACCAAGTCTGGTCAGAGAGATAACCTTGAAGACCAAGTGGCCCAGGATATCGGTTCTTCCTTCGACGACCGATTTAGCAGGCGCCGAGATTGAACTCGTTGACGAGGCTGACCGGGAATCCAAACTGAAGAACGTGCTGTCACTCATCGGTTTCGAATATGATTTCGGGATCATCGACTGCCCGCCGTCGCTCGGTCTTCTTACGATCAACGCACTGGTCGCTTGCGATAGTGTAATCATTCCAATTCAGTGTGAATATTATGCATTGGAGGGCCTGGAGAAATTGTTGAAAACATTGAAGGCGCTGAAGAACGATCTGAACAAGAATCTCGTGATCGAGGGTATTCTCTTGACGATGTACGATGCAAGGTTGAATCTGGCAAAAGATGTCGTTGAGGATATCCAAACGCACTTCCCAGACGTTGTCTTCAAGACCGTAATCCCGCGGTCGGTACGGGTCGCCGAATCGCCTTCACATGGAAAATCAGCAATTCATTATAATATTGTATCTTCGGGGTCTCAGGCTTATCTGAGTTTGACAAGGGAGCTTTTAAATCATGCGTAG
- a CDS encoding ParB/RepB/Spo0J family partition protein — translation MRRRALGKGLESLIPTKEKEVFQEGYRMIPINAIKRNPYQPRAPIDESEIRDLVASIKEKGVIEPIIVKRSGDGFILAAGERRLKAARTAGLNEIPAVIRDLSEQELLEIGLIENLQRKDLNPVEEAQAYEQLNSKFKLTHDRIALLVGKDRSTVTNALRLLSLPRRVVDYLRTGKMNAGHARALLALNDEMQIVHIAERIVAEDLSVRQAEAIVRKLGKKPRITLAKSKEPNIVMLEEELSKLLRTKVSIEWKKNRGSIVIHCLSVNDFNRIYEYLKRSKK, via the coding sequence ATGCGTAGACGGGCATTGGGCAAGGGCCTTGAGTCGCTCATTCCGACCAAGGAAAAGGAAGTCTTTCAGGAAGGTTATCGGATGATCCCGATAAATGCTATTAAGAGGAATCCATATCAACCAAGGGCTCCGATTGACGAGTCCGAAATCAGGGATCTGGTCGCATCGATAAAAGAGAAAGGGGTCATCGAGCCAATCATCGTGAAGCGCAGTGGCGACGGTTTTATACTCGCTGCCGGCGAAAGACGTTTGAAGGCGGCGCGTACTGCTGGCCTTAATGAGATCCCTGCCGTAATCAGGGATCTGAGCGAGCAGGAATTGCTCGAGATCGGTCTGATCGAGAACCTTCAGCGTAAGGATCTGAATCCGGTTGAGGAAGCTCAGGCCTATGAACAGCTGAACAGTAAATTCAAACTAACTCACGACCGGATAGCGCTTCTCGTTGGTAAGGACAGGTCGACCGTGACCAATGCTTTGAGGCTCTTGTCGCTTCCCAGGCGAGTCGTAGATTACTTGAGAACTGGTAAGATGAATGCCGGACACGCGCGTGCTCTTCTGGCACTGAACGATGAAATGCAGATCGTCCATATTGCCGAGCGTATCGTTGCGGAAGACCTATCGGTCCGCCAGGCCGAGGCAATTGTCAGGAAGCTGGGCAAGAAACCGCGCATTACACTGGCAAAGAGCAAAGAGCCGAACATCGTCATGCTCGAAGAAGAACTCTCTAAACTGCTCAGGACGAAAGTAAGCATTGAGTGGAAGAAAAACCGGGGTTCGATAGTCATCCACTGCCTGAGTGTAAATGATTTCAATCGCATCTACGAATATCTAAAAAGAAGTAAGAAGTAG
- a CDS encoding ExsB family transcriptional regulator gives MAFNAKRFVDEKAKEIHNQVGHDTALCATSGGVDSMVCAFLAHRALGWNLIAVFIDDGLMREGEPKKVTSLLRSRGIRTVLVRAADDFFRALKGKEDPEDMRKAFRDTFYKTLGKAVRRHKAKYLIQGTIAADVAETKGKIKSQHNVLAQIGINPRKYGLNVIEPLVTLYKPDVRKVGKALRLPSSIHQRMPFPGPGLATRVVGEVTPAKVRLLRKATAIVEREMKNVSAFQTFAVLLNDRATGIRKGKRAFGNIIVVRSVQSKNAMTASPTRVPYAILEKIQKKITSQIPEVTKVLYDLSPKPPSTIEYI, from the coding sequence ATGGCATTCAATGCGAAAAGATTTGTTGACGAAAAGGCAAAAGAAATTCATAATCAGGTCGGACATGATACGGCACTATGCGCAACGAGCGGCGGTGTCGACTCAATGGTCTGCGCTTTCCTTGCACACCGTGCCCTGGGTTGGAATCTCATCGCAGTATTCATAGACGACGGACTCATGCGGGAAGGTGAACCCAAGAAAGTAACCTCGCTGCTGCGCAGCCGGGGCATACGGACCGTACTCGTGCGGGCGGCCGATGATTTCTTCAGGGCGCTCAAAGGAAAAGAAGATCCTGAAGATATGCGCAAGGCTTTCCGCGACACTTTTTATAAGACCCTGGGCAAGGCAGTGCGCAGACATAAGGCCAAGTACCTCATACAGGGCACGATAGCAGCTGATGTTGCGGAAACAAAGGGCAAAATAAAATCACAGCATAATGTGCTCGCTCAGATCGGAATCAATCCCCGCAAGTATGGACTCAATGTGATTGAACCTCTTGTGACGTTATACAAACCTGATGTCCGTAAGGTTGGAAAGGCACTCAGGCTGCCATCGTCGATCCATCAACGGATGCCGTTCCCCGGACCCGGACTGGCAACGAGGGTCGTGGGCGAGGTAACACCGGCAAAGGTTCGGCTGCTACGCAAGGCAACCGCGATCGTCGAGCGTGAGATGAAGAATGTCAGTGCATTCCAGACATTTGCGGTTCTGTTGAATGACCGGGCGACCGGAATAAGAAAAGGCAAGCGAGCATTCGGGAACATCATCGTCGTTCGCAGCGTGCAATCTAAGAATGCCATGACCGCATCGCCGACCCGTGTTCCCTATGCTATTTTGGAAAAGATACAGAAGAAAATCACCAGCCAGATACCAGAGGTCACCAAGGTGTTATATGATCTCTCGCCCAAACCACCGAGCACGATAGAATACATCTGA
- a CDS encoding DnaA/Hda family protein: MKTEQTFDSFYIYEGNRVAFSAAKKIVEFPGVVFNPLYIYGGRGLGKTHLLSAINLELTKTHTSYFLTAKQFETKFKNRGGLDAPLVVDDIHEIGDEYKKRLSEVLEQALRDNIQVCFSANALPQTISGFTPRICNMINGGLICELLPLEQKIRKDIIRIKADEAGIILSDEIVEELACIPVGSVGVIDNMVRRLVTYSSLGNLAIDANSIKFILKELFPQKKVSPIPSLLKETNRDDVWGLEDVEAPSVKEEYQRRISIWRKRGFDVSLLKKSSSKDTLELRRAYHDYVERVRRLIRLQNIFASIDRKKSPADAMKIEMRLFNPDSIVEIEKLLQVSGESERSNRKWRKFNEFILGFCNKLVWDAYHDKVLDKLGEYNPFVILGNSGTGKTHFLEAVCDDLLSRNISVMYHDLRSAGESGFPGSTVDHDVLLLDNFDAVFNASESFINDIGELLERFRGEGKQVIIASVHPSTGVGLPASLKGIFDEGKVVELEKPSADVISQYVRRKMPSDAEETFDDIFKEGIPEFESFYDIDYFLHGAGSDESGIVPLGLPGEGETVETETESTSDAAAEKVLKQAKSEVTVDIHDDDNYMVPEVRNELLMERF; this comes from the coding sequence ATGAAAACAGAACAAACATTCGATAGTTTTTATATTTATGAGGGAAACAGAGTAGCCTTCAGTGCAGCAAAGAAGATCGTTGAATTTCCCGGCGTAGTATTCAATCCACTCTATATTTACGGGGGCAGAGGTTTGGGCAAGACTCATCTACTCTCGGCTATCAACCTCGAGTTGACCAAGACGCATACTTCGTATTTCCTCACCGCAAAGCAGTTTGAAACAAAATTCAAAAACCGTGGTGGTTTAGATGCACCTTTGGTTGTGGACGATATTCACGAAATCGGCGATGAATATAAGAAGAGGTTGAGTGAGGTTTTGGAACAGGCACTCCGCGACAATATTCAGGTATGTTTCTCCGCAAATGCCTTACCGCAGACTATCAGCGGGTTCACGCCAAGAATATGTAATATGATCAATGGTGGTCTGATTTGTGAGTTATTGCCGCTCGAACAAAAGATCCGGAAGGATATTATTAGAATAAAAGCTGATGAAGCGGGTATTATCCTGTCCGATGAGATCGTCGAAGAATTAGCTTGTATTCCGGTCGGTTCTGTTGGCGTGATCGACAACATGGTCAGGCGCCTTGTAACCTATTCGTCTCTGGGTAACCTGGCGATCGATGCAAATAGCATTAAGTTTATTCTTAAAGAGCTGTTTCCACAGAAGAAAGTGTCTCCAATACCTTCCTTGTTGAAGGAGACAAACCGAGATGATGTCTGGGGTCTTGAAGATGTTGAGGCTCCGTCTGTCAAGGAAGAATACCAGAGGCGGATTTCTATTTGGAGAAAGAGAGGGTTTGATGTTTCTCTTCTGAAAAAGTCGTCGTCGAAGGACACGCTCGAACTGAGACGCGCATATCATGACTATGTAGAAAGAGTGAGAAGGTTAATTAGACTGCAAAACATCTTTGCCAGCATAGACCGCAAGAAATCACCAGCCGATGCGATGAAGATCGAAATGCGATTATTCAACCCTGATAGCATAGTGGAGATCGAAAAACTCCTCCAGGTATCTGGTGAGTCCGAGCGAAGCAATAGAAAATGGCGTAAGTTCAATGAATTCATCCTGGGCTTCTGCAATAAGCTCGTATGGGATGCTTATCACGATAAGGTGCTGGATAAACTAGGAGAGTATAACCCGTTTGTTATCCTGGGAAATAGTGGTACGGGGAAGACTCATTTTCTTGAAGCGGTCTGTGATGATCTGCTGTCTCGTAATATATCAGTGATGTATCATGATCTGCGAAGTGCGGGGGAGAGCGGATTTCCAGGTTCTACTGTCGATCACGACGTTTTGTTATTGGACAATTTTGATGCGGTCTTCAATGCTTCTGAGAGCTTTATCAATGATATTGGCGAACTCCTTGAGAGATTCAGAGGTGAAGGAAAGCAAGTGATCATCGCCTCTGTTCATCCGTCCACAGGAGTTGGGTTACCAGCTTCGCTCAAGGGTATTTTTGATGAAGGCAAAGTTGTGGAACTTGAAAAACCTTCGGCCGATGTTATCAGCCAATATGTCAGAAGAAAGATGCCCTCCGACGCGGAAGAAACGTTTGATGACATATTCAAAGAAGGGATTCCGGAATTTGAATCGTTCTACGACATAGATTATTTTCTGCACGGCGCAGGTAGTGATGAGTCAGGTATTGTACCACTTGGGTTGCCTGGCGAGGGAGAAACGGTAGAAACCGAGACCGAGAGCACGAGCGACGCAGCTGCTGAAAAGGTTTTGAAGCAGGCAAAGTCTGAAGTCACAGTAGATATCCACGATGATGACAATTACATGGTTCCCGAGGTGCGAAATGAATTGCTCATGGAAAGATTTTGA